In the genome of Thermosphaera aggregans DSM 11486, one region contains:
- a CDS encoding A/G-specific adenine glycosylase yields the protein MGSAPRSMDVTEEKIEFFRRKVVDFYLTQGRKWPWRETRDPYVVLITELLLQKTTAKQVVKVFSSFFSKFPNIGTLAKASETDIEAIIGELGLRKRAGFLRELAQHAVEEFGDKIPNTLEDLMKLKGVGLYTANAVRSFAYGMCVPVVDRNVARVLRRFFGLEGEKPAYADRELWKFAEKIMPTSACREFNYGLIDLGAMICTSREPQCSRCPLRPECAYFPRH from the coding sequence GTGGGCTCGGCACCTCGCAGCATGGATGTTACTGAGGAGAAAATCGAGTTTTTTAGAAGAAAAGTCGTAGATTTTTACTTAACGCAGGGACGTAAATGGCCGTGGCGGGAAACCAGAGATCCTTACGTGGTATTGATAACGGAATTGTTGCTTCAAAAAACGACAGCTAAGCAAGTAGTGAAGGTTTTCAGTAGCTTCTTTTCCAAGTTCCCCAATATAGGGACGCTAGCTAAAGCCAGCGAAACCGATATTGAGGCGATTATCGGGGAGCTCGGCCTACGTAAAAGGGCCGGTTTTCTAAGAGAACTCGCTCAGCACGCGGTCGAGGAGTTCGGCGACAAGATCCCAAACACCCTGGAAGATTTAATGAAGCTGAAAGGGGTCGGCCTGTATACCGCTAACGCTGTCAGATCCTTCGCGTATGGAATGTGCGTCCCCGTAGTAGACAGAAACGTGGCGAGGGTGCTAAGAAGATTCTTTGGGCTCGAAGGGGAAAAGCCGGCATATGCGGATAGAGAACTGTGGAAATTCGCGGAAAAGATAATGCCAACTTCCGCGTGTCGAGAATTTAACTATGGCCTAATAGATTTGGGGGCAATGATATGCACGAGCCGAGAACCCCAGTGCAGTAGATGTCCTCTAAGGCCCGAATGTGCGTATTTCCCAAGGCATTAA
- a CDS encoding N-6 DNA methylase encodes MVLAPKREIQVEARIRRIFEKFVNQKFNNVTITGVEEQYDVGDGRKADIAVLKDDGKPLLIIETKKKYEAGGYRVERLFMPTSEEVVGQAVAYAAILKSRGIYVPFVAAANESQLALFMVPENIEQLVNWEAIRRREYGRVIRDFYDYKNKYRLQYKPHSFSEEFFKELLEFVTRKYIEYINKEYRPEEEKPDRYWEVIELLRSFVDFIAPFVERAIAPTGNFRKEIAEKLEEHARRTGYAPTPSQLAREMAYVILNKVVFYKVLERYYEIPKLELLYKRGVVKTCSEYLKRLREYFDKAVEATRDFQAVFETGIYDEVDLVENEEVLKAIDWLINYLEEHRIEKLGDVVGFIYEDLIPGEERHQLGQFYTPRPIAELIVKWCVRSPDDRVLDPGCGSGTFLVEAYKRLAELKLKKPWSEIKHVPGDVHRQILRQLHGVDLNEFPAHLTAMNLAMKNVRAPSPEMYVFVRDYFTIMPGHQVLTPYKVRTVEGEKPVEVVFKDFDAVVGNPPYTPWNQIPEETREIILELYGKVLRNYNLRKFVTGGALPGIFVPWIVHSAKFLREGGRLGMIISDSWLGTQYGVGFVKYLADNFKVVAIIDLAERVFKAPLIGTCIILLEKTSNKNERDDNSIVFVYLKKQYDVDTILRIIESARKGKVEPREGVVISVIKQGELYRRLERGEVKPITLFFNVEGILNVIASTGKVARLSDFFQPSEGNTGWSVYASMRGRGAGVGGEKFYYLDESKVRQFNLDKYIGTYLKPLVSSPERLNFFTFTAEDWEKKREYMFIANAPFTQLPPEIQKYIRLGETSILLTKGPNKGKPVSESPVAKERKRLRSVNVLGKSITFYDWYDLGGVVNAPIYVARGTRYWIRFVLARFQSALDDRILALIPRQGVQFDEAELKALLAYLNSTFAQIQAEVMGRTAGGVAILELDVKPLSSFLVLDVKKLPRGDVERLAQLFDRLEAEARRLGGADVIENVFGSELAKELTGGSGVKQGLEGLFNTVIREIDLEVARILGLEGLVETIRATVLELAKRRLSRAGEANREAIKGSEELPKLEKPRKKRSEETEAKGKMKSLTEFMKEGKEALGEK; translated from the coding sequence ATGGTGCTTGCTCCTAAGCGGGAGATCCAGGTAGAGGCTAGAATTAGGAGGATCTTTGAGAAGTTCGTCAATCAGAAGTTTAACAACGTCACGATTACAGGCGTTGAGGAGCAGTACGATGTTGGAGATGGTAGAAAAGCAGATATAGCTGTGCTCAAAGACGATGGTAAGCCTCTGCTGATTATTGAGACTAAGAAGAAGTACGAGGCAGGGGGCTATAGGGTTGAGAGACTATTCATGCCTACCTCGGAGGAGGTGGTTGGTCAAGCAGTGGCATACGCTGCTATCCTCAAGAGTAGGGGTATCTACGTCCCCTTTGTAGCCGCAGCTAATGAGAGTCAACTAGCACTCTTCATGGTGCCGGAGAACATTGAGCAATTAGTGAACTGGGAGGCTATAAGGAGAAGAGAGTATGGCAGAGTCATAAGGGACTTCTACGACTACAAGAACAAATATCGGCTTCAGTATAAACCTCACTCCTTCTCAGAGGAGTTCTTTAAGGAACTACTTGAGTTCGTCACCAGGAAATACATTGAATATATCAATAAGGAATATAGGCCTGAAGAGGAGAAGCCAGACCGATACTGGGAGGTAATAGAGCTCTTAAGGAGCTTTGTAGACTTCATAGCTCCTTTCGTGGAGCGGGCTATAGCGCCAACCGGCAACTTCAGGAAAGAGATCGCTGAGAAGCTCGAAGAACACGCTAGGAGAACCGGTTATGCTCCTACGCCTAGTCAATTAGCCAGGGAGATGGCGTATGTTATATTAAACAAGGTCGTATTCTACAAGGTCTTAGAGCGCTACTACGAGATCCCAAAACTAGAACTCCTCTACAAGAGGGGTGTTGTCAAGACCTGTAGCGAGTACTTGAAAAGACTACGCGAGTACTTTGATAAGGCTGTGGAGGCGACGAGAGACTTCCAAGCAGTATTCGAGACTGGTATCTACGATGAGGTAGACCTGGTGGAGAACGAGGAGGTTCTCAAAGCAATAGACTGGCTCATAAACTATCTAGAGGAACACCGGATTGAGAAGCTGGGAGACGTAGTGGGCTTCATCTACGAGGATCTCATCCCGGGCGAGGAGAGACATCAGCTAGGCCAGTTCTACACTCCCAGGCCGATAGCCGAGCTGATAGTCAAGTGGTGTGTCAGGAGCCCGGACGACAGGGTCTTAGACCCGGGTTGCGGCTCAGGCACCTTCCTTGTCGAGGCGTATAAGAGGCTTGCGGAGTTGAAGCTGAAGAAGCCGTGGAGCGAGATCAAGCATGTTCCCGGCGACGTCCACAGGCAAATCCTGAGGCAACTACACGGGGTGGACTTGAACGAGTTCCCAGCCCACTTGACGGCAATGAACCTGGCTATGAAGAACGTTAGGGCGCCTAGCCCGGAGATGTACGTGTTCGTGAGAGACTACTTTACAATCATGCCGGGGCACCAGGTGTTAACACCCTACAAGGTTAGGACAGTTGAAGGCGAGAAGCCTGTAGAGGTGGTATTCAAAGACTTCGACGCTGTCGTGGGTAACCCGCCATACACTCCTTGGAATCAAATTCCAGAGGAGACTCGTGAAATTATCCTGGAGTTATATGGCAAGGTGTTAAGAAACTACAACTTGAGAAAGTTTGTAACAGGCGGGGCTCTTCCCGGTATATTCGTTCCCTGGATAGTTCATTCCGCAAAATTCTTGAGAGAAGGCGGGAGATTGGGGATGATAATAAGCGATAGCTGGCTTGGAACCCAGTATGGAGTCGGCTTCGTAAAGTACTTGGCTGACAACTTCAAAGTAGTCGCTATTATAGACCTCGCAGAGAGAGTCTTCAAGGCCCCATTGATAGGGACGTGTATTATTCTCCTAGAAAAGACCTCTAACAAGAACGAGCGAGACGATAATAGCATTGTATTCGTGTACCTAAAGAAGCAATACGATGTAGACACTATCCTCAGAATTATTGAATCTGCGAGAAAGGGTAAAGTTGAGCCCCGTGAAGGCGTCGTAATCAGCGTTATAAAACAGGGAGAGCTCTATAGACGCCTAGAGAGGGGCGAAGTAAAGCCAATTACTCTGTTCTTCAATGTTGAAGGCATACTAAACGTTATTGCATCCACCGGGAAGGTGGCCAGGCTCAGCGACTTCTTCCAGCCAAGCGAAGGCAATACCGGCTGGTCTGTTTACGCCTCTATGAGGGGTAGAGGTGCCGGGGTTGGAGGCGAAAAATTCTACTACCTCGATGAGAGTAAAGTTAGACAGTTCAACTTGGATAAATATATAGGCACCTACTTAAAGCCCCTTGTTTCGTCACCCGAGAGACTAAACTTCTTCACATTTACCGCGGAGGATTGGGAGAAAAAGAGAGAATATATGTTCATTGCGAACGCGCCGTTCACACAATTACCCCCCGAGATACAGAAGTATATTAGGCTAGGAGAGACAAGTATACTGCTTACCAAAGGGCCGAACAAAGGCAAACCCGTTTCGGAGTCTCCCGTAGCCAAAGAAAGAAAAAGACTGCGATCTGTGAACGTTCTAGGCAAGTCTATAACCTTTTACGATTGGTATGACCTTGGAGGAGTGGTGAATGCACCGATATACGTAGCACGGGGTACTCGATACTGGATTAGATTTGTATTAGCTAGGTTTCAAAGTGCTTTAGATGATAGGATACTCGCTCTGATACCCCGGCAAGGCGTCCAATTCGATGAGGCTGAGCTCAAGGCCCTGCTAGCCTACCTGAACTCCACGTTCGCACAGATTCAAGCTGAGGTCATGGGCAGAACCGCTGGTGGTGTTGCAATCTTAGAGCTCGATGTTAAACCTCTGAGTAGCTTCCTGGTACTGGATGTGAAGAAGTTGCCTAGAGGGGACGTTGAGAGGCTTGCTCAGCTGTTTGACAGGCTCGAGGCTGAGGCTAGGAGGCTTGGCGGCGCTGATGTAATCGAAAACGTGTTCGGCTCCGAGCTTGCAAAAGAGCTGACTGGTGGGAGCGGCGTTAAACAAGGGTTAGAGGGCTTGTTCAACACTGTGATAAGGGAGATAGACCTCGAGGTCGCCAGAATACTTGGGTTGGAGGGCTTAGTTGAAACAATTAGAGCAACGGTATTAGAGCTAGCTAAGAGGAGGTTGTCGAGGGCTGGCGAGGCTAATCGCGAGGCAATAAAAGGATCTGAAGAGCTCCCGAAGCTCGAGAAGCCCAGGAAGAAGAGGAGCGAGGAGACCGAGGCAAAGGGGAAGATGAAGAGTCTAACCGAGTTCATGAAGGAGGGCAAGGAGGCACTTGGAGAAAAATAA
- a CDS encoding AAA family ATPase yields the protein MLINLAVLKDYLVVFMFFKLVEAQLLSSGVLIEKEFEVKMLLACLIARGHALLEGVPGVAKTSMAKSVAKLFNLGFKRVQMTPDLLPGDIIGFYIFDQKTGEFRLRKGPIFTNILLVDEVNRASPRTQSALLEAMQERQVTIEGDSFRLEEPFMVVATQNPVEMEGVFPLPEAQLDRFLVKINTGYPSREGFKTLLKKIDELESAIEGLKPVVSKEQVVKAIHEARSITVDDAIYDYIVSIVEETRTHPAVRLGGSPRAGIAILRLSRAWAYLEGRNYVIPDDVKAVAKPALAHRLVLKPEYEVEGVSAEKIVDDVLNKVQVPKP from the coding sequence ATGCTTATTAACCTTGCGGTGTTAAAGGATTATCTAGTGGTGTTTATGTTCTTCAAGCTTGTCGAGGCCCAGCTTTTATCCTCCGGCGTTCTCATTGAGAAGGAGTTTGAAGTTAAAATGCTCCTTGCCTGCCTAATCGCGAGAGGCCACGCCCTCCTAGAAGGTGTTCCAGGTGTTGCTAAGACGAGCATGGCTAAATCCGTGGCGAAGCTTTTCAACCTCGGGTTTAAGAGGGTTCAAATGACACCCGACCTCCTCCCGGGCGATATCATAGGCTTCTACATATTCGACCAGAAAACAGGGGAGTTCAGGCTTAGAAAGGGACCAATATTCACCAATATACTTCTCGTCGATGAAGTGAACAGGGCATCGCCAAGGACGCAGTCAGCTCTTCTCGAAGCAATGCAGGAGAGGCAGGTCACTATAGAAGGCGATTCTTTCAGGCTTGAGGAGCCATTCATGGTTGTTGCAACCCAGAACCCTGTTGAAATGGAGGGGGTCTTCCCTCTGCCGGAGGCACAGCTTGACAGGTTTCTAGTGAAGATTAACACAGGGTATCCCTCGCGGGAAGGGTTTAAGACTTTGTTGAAAAAGATTGACGAGCTTGAATCAGCTATCGAGGGTTTAAAACCAGTGGTCTCGAAGGAACAGGTTGTTAAAGCGATTCACGAAGCAAGAAGCATCACTGTTGACGACGCCATATACGACTACATAGTATCTATTGTTGAAGAAACAAGGACTCATCCAGCCGTAAGGCTCGGAGGCTCCCCCCGGGCCGGGATAGCCATACTGCGCTTATCTAGAGCATGGGCTTACCTTGAAGGGAGAAACTATGTGATACCAGATGATGTGAAAGCTGTCGCGAAGCCGGCACTAGCGCACAGGCTCGTCCTCAAGCCCGAGTACGAGGTCGAAGGCGTCAGCGCTGAGAAAATAGTTGACGACGTGTTAAACAAGGTTCAGGTGCCGAAGCCTTGA
- a CDS encoding DUF4129 domain-containing protein yields the protein MKNLALIATIVLLAPLLANGGIFPAPQPVSFNNPIRHTPGFPGALYDEDLIREILSRLTSGNNAYSPPGMLIENPFAPGSSAQQPSPSNQVQPPSISDLDIPESLPNPWGGLQDAFPNMPQPSLPAISIPSLTGINPLLILLISLVTAVALIAWYGRGGLKTGLQRGITGIIGRIAGKTSPGEAIGGDPVSLYWAAVAHVSKTTGRVKMDPETHWEYFTRVRGFLTPPLQEFFKELTRIYELARYGHFNDPALSKQALDNYRGLVGGGG from the coding sequence TTGAAAAACCTTGCCTTGATCGCAACAATAGTGTTGCTAGCCCCTCTCTTGGCGAACGGGGGCATCTTCCCAGCTCCACAACCAGTTTCCTTCAACAACCCCATCAGGCACACCCCGGGATTCCCCGGAGCACTTTACGACGAGGACTTAATCAGAGAGATTCTGTCAAGACTTACCTCTGGCAACAACGCATATTCTCCACCCGGCATGCTCATTGAAAACCCGTTTGCCCCGGGCTCATCGGCCCAGCAGCCCTCACCCAGCAACCAGGTTCAACCCCCGAGCATTTCCGACTTAGATATACCGGAGTCGCTTCCCAACCCATGGGGCGGTCTGCAGGACGCTTTCCCCAACATGCCCCAACCATCTCTCCCAGCTATTTCAATACCGAGCCTAACAGGTATCAACCCATTGCTCATCCTGCTCATCTCACTCGTTACCGCTGTTGCGTTGATTGCCTGGTATGGTAGGGGAGGTTTGAAAACAGGTTTGCAACGTGGCATAACCGGGATTATTGGCAGAATAGCTGGTAAGACCTCTCCGGGGGAAGCGATTGGCGGGGACCCGGTCTCACTGTACTGGGCGGCGGTTGCGCATGTTTCGAAAACCACTGGAAGAGTTAAGATGGACCCTGAGACGCACTGGGAGTATTTCACAAGGGTTAGGGGCTTCTTAACTCCCCCTCTCCAAGAGTTCTTCAAAGAGTTAACGAGGATTTACGAGCTGGCAAGATACGGCCACTTCAACGATCCAGCGCTGTCTAAGCAGGCTCTAGACAACTATCGGGGACTGGTGGGGGGAGGGGGTTGA
- a CDS encoding DUF58 domain-containing protein, protein MGTSVLATHRARTLLILSAVAITGGVFYDYRMVYTGLAIFFTTLALRGLITLSSIAASRLQVEWVYKPCVEGERLVVEAVFRNKLPFPAGLLEASINYTPHLRLLEGSRAGVFTVPGRGEVRYRLVFKARTGRHKIGPFKIIVRDLFGLFRTPEFMVGSACEVRVKPRASETVVRRLFAYTRTLGLTRTREPGVGVEFYDVREYEPGDELRKIDWKKLASKNILAVKEMEREAFQNIIFVVDGTSTAMKGPYGGTPFEHVARVVSSITRFLSSRGDSVGLVVYSDRGVMSTSGLLKGRRAYAEVLSLLSNTEFAVREGSSDYERAGVLDMVFKRILEIMPRERNAVFWFTTSGAQIYASSLINVVNKISQLGNTVYVVIPVTVAYEVVGLEKTARAIFRLKTFEQVRRELEFARSLKKLGVKTLAIGPEHIPQVVVNIIETLAASWKG, encoded by the coding sequence TTGGGGACGAGCGTTTTGGCGACGCACAGGGCGAGAACCCTTCTCATTCTATCCGCGGTCGCGATAACTGGTGGGGTGTTTTATGATTACAGAATGGTTTACACGGGGCTCGCAATATTTTTCACAACCCTGGCTCTCCGAGGCTTAATAACTCTCTCAAGCATAGCTGCTTCAAGGCTCCAGGTTGAATGGGTTTATAAACCCTGTGTCGAGGGGGAAAGGCTGGTCGTTGAAGCTGTCTTCAGGAATAAACTCCCCTTCCCCGCGGGGCTTCTAGAGGCATCAATCAACTACACTCCTCACCTCCGCCTGCTAGAGGGTAGCAGGGCAGGGGTTTTCACAGTGCCCGGGAGGGGGGAGGTGAGATATAGGCTCGTCTTCAAAGCCAGGACTGGAAGGCATAAGATCGGCCCTTTCAAGATCATTGTGAGAGACTTGTTCGGCCTTTTCAGAACGCCGGAGTTCATGGTTGGAAGCGCGTGTGAGGTGAGGGTTAAGCCGAGAGCGAGCGAGACGGTTGTTAGAAGGCTCTTCGCCTACACAAGGACGCTCGGGTTGACGAGGACGAGGGAGCCGGGTGTTGGTGTTGAATTTTACGATGTACGGGAGTATGAACCCGGTGATGAGCTGAGGAAGATTGACTGGAAGAAGCTGGCTTCAAAGAACATTCTCGCCGTGAAGGAGATGGAGAGGGAGGCTTTCCAAAACATTATCTTCGTAGTGGATGGTACAAGTACTGCGATGAAGGGGCCTTACGGGGGGACGCCTTTCGAGCATGTGGCCAGGGTGGTTTCATCAATAACGAGGTTTTTATCCTCCAGGGGCGACTCGGTAGGGCTCGTAGTCTACTCGGACAGAGGGGTCATGTCAACAAGTGGCTTGTTGAAAGGCAGGAGGGCCTACGCTGAAGTACTGTCTCTCCTCTCAAACACCGAGTTCGCGGTTAGGGAGGGGTCGAGCGATTACGAGAGAGCGGGAGTACTAGACATGGTTTTCAAGAGAATCCTCGAGATCATGCCTAGGGAGAGAAATGCTGTTTTCTGGTTCACCACTAGCGGGGCGCAAATATACGCTTCCTCCCTGATAAACGTCGTAAATAAGATTTCCCAGCTAGGGAACACTGTCTACGTGGTGATTCCAGTAACTGTTGCTTACGAGGTCGTGGGCTTGGAGAAAACTGCCAGAGCGATTTTCAGGTTGAAAACGTTTGAGCAGGTGAGGAGGGAACTAGAGTTCGCTAGGAGCTTGAAGAAGCTCGGCGTTAAAACCCTGGCCATAGGTCCCGAGCATATCCCCCAGGTTGTCGTAAACATTATTGAAACCCTGGCGGCATCGTGGAAAGGCTAG